A part of Citrifermentans bremense genomic DNA contains:
- the tpx gene encoding thiol peroxidase, with translation MPKVTFKGNPVTLVGPELKVGDAAPDFSVVDNSMAAVSLKNYQGMVKIVSAVPSLDTPVCDTETRRFNQEAAKLPGDVVVLTISADLPFAQKRWCGAAGIDKVVTLSDYRDRSFALSYGVLIDELKLLSRSIFVIDKQNVIRYIQHVPEVTQEPDYEAAIRAARELL, from the coding sequence ATGCCTAAGGTGACATTTAAAGGAAACCCGGTGACGCTGGTTGGACCCGAACTCAAGGTGGGGGACGCAGCCCCCGACTTTTCGGTGGTGGACAACTCCATGGCTGCGGTTTCGCTCAAAAACTACCAGGGGATGGTCAAGATCGTCAGTGCGGTCCCGTCGCTCGACACGCCGGTCTGCGACACCGAGACGCGCCGCTTCAACCAGGAGGCAGCCAAGCTGCCGGGGGACGTAGTGGTGCTGACCATAAGCGCGGACCTGCCGTTTGCGCAAAAGAGATGGTGCGGTGCGGCCGGCATCGACAAGGTGGTGACCCTTTCCGACTACCGCGATCGCTCCTTTGCCCTTTCCTACGGCGTCCTTATCGACGAGTTGAAGCTCCTTTCCCGCTCCATCTTCGTCATCGACAAACAAAACGTCATCCGCTATATCCAGCATGTACCTGAGGTGACGCAGGAGCCCGATTACGAGGCGGCGATCAGGGCTGCGCGCGAACTCCTCTAG
- a CDS encoding glutaredoxin family protein, with the protein MRATIFTSPTTPGRRCGDSRGAATPSSPLAHRIRRLARFWLAGCLALLLLVPTALHAADTAPAATLHFFWGVGCPHCAQAKPFIEDLKKKYPTLRVESWEVLEKRENIPRLMAMARARHKEATGVPVFIIGPEMFSGFSPETAKEVEQAVALAVQPVAPREPAAPKSAPSPALRLPLLGPVDAQSLSLPVFTVVVALLDSFNPCAFFVLFFLLSLLIHAHSRRRMLLIGGLFVFFSGLVYFVFMAAWLNLFLITGGLPAITFAAGIVALFVGAVNVKDFFYFGQGVSLSIPEQQKPKLFARMRKLLRAEALPSLLAGTTVLALAANSYELLCTAGFPMVFTRMLTLRELPAYGYYAYLAFYCVIYVLPLAVIVGIFTVKLGERKLTQWQGRVLKLVSGLMMLGLGLVLLIDPSLLNNPLGSAALLAVTLAVAALLALLARKRGAG; encoded by the coding sequence ATGCGCGCTACCATCTTCACATCCCCCACTACCCCCGGCAGGCGCTGCGGGGATTCCCGCGGCGCGGCCACGCCTTCATCCCCCCTCGCCCACCGCATAAGGCGCCTTGCCCGCTTCTGGCTTGCCGGCTGCCTGGCACTGCTCCTGCTCGTTCCCACTGCGCTCCACGCCGCCGATACCGCACCCGCCGCCACCCTCCACTTTTTCTGGGGCGTAGGCTGCCCCCACTGTGCCCAGGCGAAGCCCTTCATCGAGGATCTCAAAAAGAAGTACCCAACCCTGCGCGTCGAATCGTGGGAGGTTCTGGAAAAGCGCGAGAACATCCCCCGGCTGATGGCGATGGCCCGAGCCCGCCACAAGGAGGCGACCGGGGTGCCGGTCTTCATCATCGGCCCCGAGATGTTCAGCGGCTTCTCCCCTGAAACCGCGAAGGAGGTGGAACAGGCAGTGGCCTTAGCCGTGCAGCCGGTCGCGCCGCGCGAACCTGCCGCCCCCAAATCCGCCCCCTCCCCTGCGCTCAGGCTCCCGCTCCTGGGCCCTGTCGACGCGCAAAGCTTGTCGCTTCCAGTCTTCACCGTCGTGGTCGCCCTTCTCGACAGCTTCAACCCCTGTGCCTTCTTCGTGCTCTTCTTCCTGTTGAGCCTGTTGATCCACGCTCATTCGCGGCGCCGCATGCTGCTCATCGGCGGACTCTTCGTCTTTTTCTCCGGGCTCGTCTACTTCGTCTTCATGGCGGCCTGGCTCAACCTCTTCCTCATCACCGGCGGGCTTCCCGCCATCACCTTTGCCGCAGGGATCGTGGCGCTCTTCGTCGGCGCGGTGAACGTCAAGGACTTCTTCTATTTCGGGCAGGGGGTCTCGCTCAGCATCCCCGAACAGCAGAAACCGAAGCTCTTCGCCCGCATGAGGAAGCTCCTCAGGGCGGAAGCGCTCCCCTCCCTTTTGGCCGGGACCACCGTGCTGGCTCTCGCCGCCAACAGCTACGAACTCCTCTGCACCGCCGGCTTTCCCATGGTCTTCACCCGCATGCTCACCCTGAGGGAGCTCCCGGCCTACGGCTACTACGCCTACCTCGCCTTCTATTGCGTAATCTACGTGCTGCCGCTTGCCGTCATCGTCGGTATCTTCACCGTGAAACTCGGCGAGAGGAAGCTGACGCAGTGGCAGGGGCGGGTGCTGAAGCTGGTATCGGGATTGATGATGCTGGGGCTGGGGCTCGTGCTGCTCATCGACCCGTCGCTACTGAACAACCCGCTCGGGTCGGCGGCGCTTCTAGCCGTTACGCTGGCGGTGGCGGCGCTCCTGGCACTCTTAGCCAGGAAAAGGGGGGCGGGTTAG
- the extM gene encoding selenite/tellurite reduction operon c-type cytochrome ExtM produces the protein MTPAATHKSASLFLLLLAVLALAGCSRAGKASQCVSCHPRIEQASKSHPDCVSCHGGDPKIENKHASHLAMHGPRNPAAPEHWENTCGSCHLYQLDRVRSNLMYTTTGMIKNIQLTWEGPGGLYSSKGGDEYDPQGKARRLKPVAELDHVSGELYRKFCSQCHVATESGEVYGASHASGCAACHFPYNDRATYEGKDAAVKGKGPYAASHAMEKLPGTEVCTRCHNRSGRIALSYQGLYDGNNSMVPTRNGQPGPVMTSGGRNLTHIASDVHFAAGMECIDCHTSRDTMGDGYGYENMYLQTEVSCEDCHGGARPPRYLQIAGEGDEAIRESRGYAMQMRPGMKMILTAKGRKYSNVFYRDGAVWVLGKRSGKLFKSRVITGTPEHSVVGHGRMECYSCHSRTVVQCYGCHTTYDRSKPGMDYIAKLATPGRFSEKEDYRMLYPFPLALNQRGKISTVTPGCQTFVTVIEPDLSVSKDEYVARFKGKQQLRFAPFYSHNTGKKAIGCGECHGNPAFLGFGQHVVAGGEIEGTLICEQSADKPLDGFLTLREGKVRAFSAITRENSRPLNGAEVRRALSVNLCLVCHDKAKDPIYRKELDYRALNDALHRRLLSAP, from the coding sequence ATGACTCCAGCAGCTACCCACAAGTCAGCGTCGTTGTTCCTCTTGCTGCTCGCTGTCCTCGCCCTGGCGGGATGCAGCCGCGCCGGCAAGGCTAGCCAGTGCGTTTCCTGCCATCCCAGGATCGAGCAGGCGTCGAAGAGCCACCCAGACTGCGTCTCCTGCCACGGCGGGGACCCTAAAATCGAGAACAAGCACGCCTCCCACCTCGCCATGCACGGCCCCAGGAACCCGGCGGCGCCGGAGCACTGGGAAAACACCTGCGGTTCCTGCCACCTTTACCAGCTGGACCGGGTGCGCTCAAACCTCATGTACACGACCACGGGGATGATCAAGAACATCCAGCTCACCTGGGAGGGACCGGGGGGGCTCTACAGCAGCAAGGGGGGGGACGAATACGACCCGCAAGGGAAAGCGCGGCGGCTGAAACCGGTGGCGGAGCTCGACCATGTGTCGGGGGAGCTGTACCGGAAGTTCTGCTCGCAGTGCCACGTGGCGACCGAGAGCGGGGAGGTCTACGGCGCGAGCCACGCCTCCGGCTGCGCCGCCTGCCACTTCCCGTACAACGACCGCGCCACCTATGAGGGAAAGGACGCTGCGGTGAAGGGGAAGGGGCCGTACGCGGCAAGCCACGCCATGGAGAAGCTCCCCGGGACCGAGGTCTGCACGCGCTGCCACAACCGAAGCGGGCGCATCGCTTTGAGCTACCAGGGGCTCTACGACGGCAACAACTCGATGGTGCCGACCAGAAACGGCCAGCCGGGGCCGGTCATGACCTCGGGGGGGCGCAACCTGACCCATATCGCCTCCGACGTCCACTTCGCCGCCGGGATGGAGTGCATCGACTGCCACACCTCCAGGGACACCATGGGGGACGGCTACGGCTACGAGAACATGTACCTGCAGACCGAGGTCTCCTGCGAGGACTGCCACGGCGGGGCGCGACCCCCACGCTACCTGCAGATAGCGGGCGAGGGGGACGAGGCGATCCGCGAGTCGCGCGGCTACGCCATGCAGATGCGTCCGGGGATGAAGATGATCCTCACCGCCAAGGGGCGGAAATACTCGAACGTCTTCTACCGCGACGGCGCCGTCTGGGTGCTGGGAAAAAGAAGCGGCAAGCTCTTCAAAAGCCGCGTCATCACCGGGACCCCCGAGCACAGCGTGGTCGGCCACGGCAGGATGGAATGCTACTCCTGCCACTCCCGCACCGTGGTCCAGTGCTACGGCTGCCACACGACTTACGACAGGAGCAAACCCGGGATGGATTACATCGCCAAGCTGGCGACACCGGGGCGCTTCAGCGAGAAGGAAGACTACCGGATGCTCTACCCCTTCCCGCTGGCCCTGAACCAGCGCGGCAAGATCTCGACGGTCACCCCCGGGTGCCAGACCTTCGTCACCGTGATCGAGCCCGACCTTTCCGTCTCCAAAGACGAGTACGTCGCCAGGTTCAAGGGGAAGCAGCAGCTCCGGTTCGCCCCCTTCTACTCGCACAACACCGGGAAGAAGGCGATCGGCTGCGGCGAATGCCACGGCAATCCCGCTTTCCTGGGTTTCGGGCAGCACGTGGTCGCGGGGGGGGAGATTGAGGGGACCCTTATCTGCGAGCAGTCCGCCGACAAGCCTTTGGACGGCTTCCTCACCCTGAGGGAGGGGAAGGTCCGCGCCTTTTCCGCCATCACCAGGGAAAACTCGCGGCCGCTAAACGGCGCGGAGGTGCGGCGGGCGCTGTCGGTGAACCTCTGCCTGGTCTGCCACGACAAGGCGAAAGACCCTATCTACCGAAAGGAGCTGGATTATCGTGCGCTCAATGATGCTCTGCATCGTCGCCTGCTTTCTGCTCCTTAG
- a CDS encoding QcrA and Rieske domain-containing protein, with protein MAQTDRSRRSFLAALISLLAGGWLVGRFLTPKLRPKNTLLTVAKAELPPDGALVYREARVALMRRGDSVYALDLVCTHLGCTVNVTPTGLVCPCHGSRFDREGKVLEGPADRPLKRYAVEADGDRYRVLV; from the coding sequence ATGGCGCAAACTGATCGATCACGTAGAAGCTTCCTCGCCGCGCTGATCTCCCTTTTGGCGGGGGGATGGCTCGTCGGGAGGTTCCTCACCCCGAAGCTGCGGCCCAAAAATACCCTCCTCACCGTGGCGAAGGCGGAGCTCCCGCCGGACGGTGCGCTGGTGTACCGGGAGGCGCGGGTGGCGCTGATGCGCCGCGGGGATAGCGTCTATGCGCTCGACCTCGTCTGCACCCACCTTGGCTGCACGGTGAACGTCACCCCGACCGGGCTCGTCTGTCCCTGCCACGGCTCCAGGTTCGACCGCGAGGGGAAGGTGCTGGAAGGGCCGGCGGACCGACCGCTCAAGCGTTACGCGGTGGAGGCTGACGGGGATCGGTACAGGGTGCTCGTGTAG
- a CDS encoding PEP-CTERM sorting domain-containing protein: protein MKNLVRSLFLLSLMAFSYPAQATMINVLQAGGTVDWPKATAGDPVSCEIFAGQYNPVSLISPMGAAQFNMLVPAAGGLAAEDWIAMMQRSFTPHRYGSEIDYYNEFNAMYFQNALWGQIMWFGEEYGLGVGFQAPIPDFSGYDVHGLYIYNGVDVGFDTMTYDFHIFADVTPVPEPSTLFLLAAGLTGMFGLRMMRKRTC from the coding sequence ATGAAAAATCTGGTCAGGTCCTTGTTCCTTCTTTCGCTAATGGCTTTTTCATATCCTGCACAGGCCACCATGATCAACGTTCTGCAAGCAGGTGGAACAGTCGATTGGCCGAAAGCTACAGCGGGAGATCCGGTATCTTGTGAAATCTTCGCGGGGCAGTACAACCCTGTGAGTCTGATCTCGCCAATGGGTGCGGCTCAGTTCAACATGCTTGTGCCGGCAGCCGGGGGCCTTGCTGCCGAGGACTGGATTGCAATGATGCAGAGATCCTTCACCCCGCACAGATACGGTTCGGAAATAGATTACTATAACGAATTCAACGCCATGTATTTCCAGAATGCCTTATGGGGCCAGATCATGTGGTTCGGAGAGGAGTACGGGTTGGGTGTCGGCTTTCAGGCACCGATCCCGGATTTTTCCGGCTACGATGTCCACGGTCTCTATATCTACAACGGCGTCGATGTCGGTTTTGACACGATGACCTATGATTTCCATATCTTTGCCGATGTTACGCCAGTGCCGGAGCCGTCCACCCTGTTTTTATTGGCAGCGGGTTTAACCGGCATGTTCGGGTTGAGGATGATGAGGAAAAGAACCTGCTGA
- a CDS encoding bacteriohemerythrin: MPIVAWDVSLSVGNNVIDEHHRHLIALLNKAYDEFCDKNSTVAMGPLLEELIDYATYHFAHEEKLMKATSYPEAAQHLQEHERFVKRVTEMQKDFVTGDVPFSLELLSFMRNWLVNHISKVDTKLGAYASTRH; encoded by the coding sequence ATGCCTATTGTTGCTTGGGATGTGAGCTTGTCAGTCGGAAACAACGTCATCGATGAACATCACCGCCACCTGATCGCCTTGCTGAACAAGGCCTACGACGAGTTCTGTGACAAAAACTCCACGGTCGCCATGGGACCTCTGCTGGAGGAGCTGATCGACTATGCCACCTACCACTTCGCCCACGAAGAGAAGCTGATGAAAGCGACTTCTTACCCTGAAGCGGCGCAGCACCTCCAGGAGCACGAGCGCTTCGTCAAGCGGGTGACCGAGATGCAGAAAGACTTCGTCACCGGCGACGTCCCCTTCTCCCTGGAACTACTTTCCTTTATGAGAAACTGGCTGGTGAACCACATCTCGAAGGTCGACACCAAGCTCGGCGCCTACGCCAGCACGCGCCACTGA
- the extQ gene encoding selenite/tellurite reduction operon b-type cytochrome membrane protein ExtQ: MKRGYVKSSPHFFRPVKVSMLLLVAALIGLAWLIPAPLQEQADIARVPNPVKSAWFLLWIQELVSYSKYLIYLVLALTPLFLFLPWLPIGTPAAKATWFPKEQRLVTVTALALAAAVLALTLVALFFRGPNWQLVAPF; encoded by the coding sequence ATGAAACGAGGCTACGTAAAGAGTTCCCCGCACTTCTTCCGGCCGGTCAAGGTCTCCATGCTCCTGCTCGTCGCGGCGTTGATCGGGCTCGCCTGGCTTATTCCCGCCCCCCTGCAGGAGCAGGCGGACATCGCCCGCGTCCCCAATCCGGTGAAAAGCGCCTGGTTCCTGCTCTGGATCCAGGAACTGGTCAGCTATTCCAAATACCTGATCTACCTGGTGCTGGCGCTCACTCCCCTGTTTCTTTTTCTTCCCTGGCTCCCCATCGGCACTCCCGCCGCCAAGGCAACCTGGTTTCCCAAGGAGCAACGGCTGGTGACGGTCACCGCGCTGGCACTGGCCGCGGCCGTCCTGGCGCTCACCCTGGTCGCACTCTTCTTTCGAGGTCCCAATTGGCAACTGGTCGCGCCTTTCTGA
- the extO gene encoding selenite/tellurite reduction operon b-type cytochrome iron-sulfur cluster-binding subunit ExtO — protein sequence MRSMMLCIVACFLLLSAAAALGRENCTDCHKIALSGVHAGVPCLSCHLSESDTLKDPAAASARAAGCVGCHKGYQALFGRAMGTRERETAFVARGFGKGDPEFFGKNCSSCHLKGCIDCHGGKGHEIAKPRDRDCFACHKGYFVGTDYYGMAPREDSMRYQRGDTAYGESFLKMTPDLHAEAGLSCADCHSMASLATGRPSSKGCLDCHEPKRSVPEHRIAAHLEKMECWACHSAWAAQEYGTFYLRFSDSPSQELYRVRRDQASEEYVKSAYLRKQDAPPLGLNGRGKVSPIRPQFIGYFTDIRQDRAIWEENRLMTAEWKAFFPHTVRRGSVMCEGCHDNPRRFLFEPAADRIYQLQADGMTLPSFWDQSGQKVVNGSFLPAARYRELNRKTPAYRRAYLERWRKLIDHVEASSPR from the coding sequence GTGCGCTCAATGATGCTCTGCATCGTCGCCTGCTTTCTGCTCCTTAGCGCGGCAGCAGCCCTGGGTAGGGAGAATTGCACCGACTGCCATAAGATCGCGCTTTCCGGCGTCCACGCAGGCGTCCCTTGCCTCTCCTGCCACCTCTCCGAGAGCGACACGCTGAAGGACCCGGCCGCGGCCTCCGCGCGCGCCGCTGGGTGCGTCGGCTGCCACAAGGGGTACCAGGCCCTCTTCGGCCGCGCCATGGGGACCCGCGAGCGGGAAACCGCCTTCGTGGCGAGGGGCTTCGGCAAAGGGGACCCGGAGTTCTTCGGTAAGAACTGCAGCTCCTGCCACCTTAAGGGGTGCATCGACTGTCACGGCGGCAAGGGGCACGAGATCGCGAAGCCCAGGGACCGGGACTGCTTCGCCTGCCACAAGGGGTACTTCGTCGGGACCGACTACTACGGGATGGCGCCGCGCGAGGACAGCATGCGCTACCAGCGCGGCGACACGGCCTACGGCGAATCTTTCCTGAAGATGACCCCGGATCTGCACGCCGAAGCCGGGCTTTCCTGCGCCGACTGCCACTCCATGGCGAGCCTCGCCACGGGGCGGCCTTCCTCCAAGGGGTGCCTTGACTGCCACGAGCCCAAAAGGAGCGTCCCGGAGCACCGGATCGCGGCGCACCTGGAGAAGATGGAATGCTGGGCCTGCCATTCCGCCTGGGCCGCGCAGGAGTACGGCACCTTTTACCTTCGTTTCAGCGACAGCCCGTCGCAGGAGTTGTACCGGGTGCGGCGCGATCAGGCCTCCGAGGAGTACGTGAAGAGCGCCTACCTGAGAAAGCAGGACGCTCCCCCTTTAGGGTTGAACGGCCGAGGCAAGGTGAGCCCCATCAGGCCGCAGTTCATCGGGTACTTCACCGACATCAGGCAAGACCGGGCCATCTGGGAGGAGAACAGGCTCATGACGGCCGAGTGGAAGGCGTTCTTTCCCCACACCGTGCGCCGCGGCAGCGTGATGTGCGAGGGGTGCCATGACAACCCGCGCCGCTTCCTCTTCGAGCCTGCGGCGGACAGGATCTACCAGCTCCAGGCCGACGGCATGACGCTCCCCTCGTTCTGGGACCAAAGCGGGCAGAAGGTGGTAAACGGATCGTTCCTGCCGGCGGCCCGCTACCGGGAGCTGAACCGAAAGACACCCGCATATCGGAGGGCTTACCTCGAAAGATGGCGCAAACTGATCGATCACGTAGAAGCTTCCTCGCCGCGCTGA
- a CDS encoding methyl-accepting chemotaxis protein — protein sequence MKWFGSANKAVGDEQSAEISKLTQMLDNVDNIVMLCDVSNDNRIFYMNRRAREMMQQHRGELNAGLRGADVGNADGNSIHQFHKDPARIRSIFGNPRANLPHSAEIPIGTVTLRTTAYPIWDSADPNKVLCYMACWSDISAEKAVAQHQREALERKDFLECRVTQIATAMEEMSMTVNEVARNTVNAADSASKVAGNAREGQQVVNQAVSEMRKVAEIVRDSALLVGNLGHKSEKIGEFVSVINDIADQTNLLALNAAIEAARAGEQGRGFAVVADEVRRLADRTVGSTKEIRLMVDEIQKETMQAVESIERGKTEAEVSESLSHQVDQSLSNIVQSIEEIEQVISQIATASEEQAATSTTIAGNLEEIVR from the coding sequence ATGAAATGGTTCGGCTCGGCAAACAAGGCCGTCGGCGACGAGCAAAGTGCTGAAATCAGCAAACTCACCCAGATGCTGGACAACGTGGACAACATCGTCATGCTCTGCGATGTCAGCAACGACAACAGGATCTTCTACATGAACCGCCGCGCCAGGGAGATGATGCAACAGCACAGAGGCGAGCTGAACGCGGGACTCAGGGGGGCCGACGTCGGCAACGCCGACGGCAACAGCATCCACCAGTTCCACAAGGATCCGGCGCGCATCCGCAGCATCTTCGGCAATCCCAGGGCAAACCTCCCCCATTCCGCCGAGATCCCGATCGGCACCGTCACCCTGCGCACCACCGCCTATCCGATCTGGGACAGCGCCGATCCCAACAAGGTCCTCTGCTACATGGCCTGCTGGAGCGACATCTCCGCGGAGAAGGCCGTGGCGCAGCACCAAAGGGAAGCGCTGGAGCGCAAGGACTTCCTCGAGTGCCGGGTTACCCAGATCGCGACCGCCATGGAAGAGATGAGCATGACGGTGAACGAGGTGGCGCGCAACACGGTCAACGCCGCCGACTCCGCCTCCAAGGTCGCCGGCAACGCCCGCGAAGGGCAGCAGGTGGTAAACCAGGCGGTGAGCGAAATGCGCAAGGTTGCCGAGATAGTGCGCGACTCGGCCCTCCTCGTCGGCAACCTGGGCCACAAATCGGAGAAGATCGGCGAGTTCGTCTCGGTGATCAACGACATCGCCGACCAGACGAACCTTCTGGCTCTGAACGCCGCGATCGAAGCGGCCCGTGCGGGGGAGCAGGGAAGGGGGTTCGCCGTCGTAGCCGACGAGGTGCGCCGGCTAGCCGACCGTACCGTCGGATCGACCAAGGAGATACGCCTCATGGTGGACGAGATCCAGAAGGAGACCATGCAGGCAGTAGAGTCGATCGAGAGGGGGAAGACGGAGGCGGAAGTGAGCGAGTCGCTTTCGCACCAGGTGGACCAATCCCTTTCCAACATCGTGCAGTCGATCGAGGAGATCGAGCAGGTCATCTCCCAGATCGCCACCGCTTCGGAAGAGCAGGCGGCGACGTCGACCACCATCGCCGGCAACCTGGAGGAGATCGTCAGATAA
- a CDS encoding AI-2E family transporter codes for MNTLQISYLLAALSVPVVLHFHLLPAAFAGLAVYVLTAKLAPMLPLRWGSLTQKVALAGIILFVIALVSSICLGLWSFLRGHHGMANLLNMSAETLENLKRTLPEDLTAALPDTVEELREQITSMLREHGKNISSVGISGVKTFAHLVLGMVVGSLAVLHRFNKENGFPPLASDLHARLINLADSFDKVVFAQVKISALNTILTAIYLAVVLPIFGIYLPMVTLLVLLTFVAGLLPVVGNLISNFTIVLISLGVSPMVGVASLGFLVVIHKLEYFTNARIVGGEVKASVWELLCAMLFMEAIFGMAGLVAAPVVYAWLKTELKAKRLV; via the coding sequence ATGAACACCCTGCAGATCAGTTACCTGCTGGCCGCGCTGTCCGTCCCCGTGGTACTGCATTTTCACCTCCTTCCCGCCGCTTTCGCGGGGCTTGCGGTGTACGTCCTGACCGCGAAGCTTGCCCCCATGCTTCCGCTGCGCTGGGGGAGCCTGACGCAGAAGGTCGCCCTGGCGGGAATCATCCTTTTCGTCATCGCCCTGGTCTCGAGCATCTGCCTCGGACTCTGGTCCTTTCTGCGCGGCCACCACGGCATGGCCAACCTGCTCAACATGTCGGCGGAGACCCTGGAGAACCTGAAGCGGACCCTCCCGGAGGATCTCACTGCGGCGCTCCCGGACACGGTCGAGGAACTGCGCGAACAGATCACAAGCATGCTGCGGGAGCATGGCAAGAACATCTCCTCGGTCGGCATCTCCGGGGTCAAGACCTTCGCGCACCTGGTGCTCGGCATGGTTGTCGGGAGCCTGGCGGTGCTGCACCGCTTCAACAAGGAAAACGGCTTCCCCCCACTGGCGTCCGACCTGCACGCGAGGCTGATCAACCTGGCCGACTCCTTCGACAAGGTGGTCTTCGCCCAGGTGAAGATCTCCGCGCTCAACACCATCCTCACCGCGATCTACCTGGCCGTGGTGCTCCCCATCTTCGGGATCTACCTCCCCATGGTCACCCTCCTCGTGCTGCTCACCTTCGTGGCAGGCCTCTTGCCGGTGGTGGGTAACCTGATCTCCAACTTCACCATCGTGCTCATCAGCCTCGGCGTCTCCCCCATGGTCGGTGTCGCCTCGCTGGGATTCCTTGTCGTCATTCACAAGCTCGAGTACTTCACCAATGCGCGCATCGTTGGGGGGGAGGTGAAGGCAAGCGTCTGGGAGCTTCTCTGCGCCATGCTCTTCATGGAAGCGATTTTCGGCATGGCTGGCCTCGTCGCGGCGCCGGTGGTGTACGCGTGGCTCAAGACAGAACTCAAGGCGAAACGGCTGGTATAA
- the extS gene encoding selenite/tellurite reduction operon c-type cytochrome lipoprotein ExtS: MATGRAFLTSLAVLLLLCCGSAHAADSCLGCHRPHYRSHYRELGSCAGCHRGDPRSDRMSVAHHGLVAARFSWSGVPGSAPVARGNALLDTFACRRCHNTAGRGNRLASNLDQLPAGTTPENLFASIEAPAQQMPDFKLEQGAKTDLVNALLAGARGATVRGKERPLVVHFETEGKGENVFEKKCGPCHKMLTAALGGVGRGTVGPNLSGLFSEFYPLTAAGLKRWDTPALEKWLRNPREFRPATQMRPVLLKKAEYDLLLQIMDPTSRPVAAKAAR, from the coding sequence TTGGCAACTGGTCGCGCCTTTCTGACATCGCTGGCGGTGTTATTGCTCCTTTGCTGCGGGAGCGCGCACGCGGCCGACTCCTGCCTTGGCTGTCACCGGCCGCACTACCGCTCGCACTACCGCGAGCTGGGGAGCTGTGCCGGCTGCCACCGGGGAGATCCCCGGTCCGACCGCATGAGCGTCGCGCATCACGGGCTGGTGGCGGCGCGTTTCTCCTGGTCGGGGGTGCCTGGCTCGGCGCCGGTTGCGCGCGGCAACGCGCTTCTGGACACCTTTGCCTGCCGCCGCTGCCACAATACCGCCGGCAGGGGGAACCGCCTGGCGAGCAACCTGGACCAGCTCCCGGCCGGGACCACGCCGGAAAACCTCTTCGCCTCGATCGAGGCGCCCGCACAGCAGATGCCCGATTTCAAGCTGGAGCAGGGGGCGAAAACGGACCTGGTGAACGCCTTATTGGCCGGCGCCAGGGGCGCCACTGTAAGGGGGAAGGAGAGGCCCCTGGTGGTGCATTTCGAGACGGAGGGAAAAGGTGAGAACGTCTTCGAGAAGAAGTGCGGGCCCTGCCATAAGATGCTGACCGCGGCTCTGGGCGGGGTAGGGCGGGGTACCGTCGGGCCCAACCTCTCCGGGCTTTTTTCCGAGTTCTACCCCCTGACGGCGGCGGGGCTGAAGCGCTGGGATACCCCGGCGCTGGAGAAATGGCTCAGGAATCCCCGGGAGTTCCGCCCTGCGACCCAGATGCGCCCGGTCCTGTTGAAAAAGGCGGAGTACGATCTCTTGCTGCAGATAATGGATCCGACTTCCCGCCCGGTCGCCGCCAAAGCCGCACGTTAA
- a CDS encoding cytochrome b N-terminal domain-containing protein codes for MIKDFARHLFPRAVLQRDLTFTYTFCLGGLAFTSFLVLAATGALLLFYYQPTPAAAYPSILLLESSVYGGKYLRSLHRLASHFFLVLIVLHTLRVILTGACAKPRELNWLTGCALLMLAVFEGYTGYLLPMDQLALWATQTGMELVNTLPFGAALRTVLVPDGVGEPMSLLRFYVLHILVVPGAVLLLSSLHFYRVRKNKGVLPYL; via the coding sequence TTGATCAAGGATTTCGCCAGACATCTTTTTCCCAGGGCGGTGCTGCAGAGGGATCTCACTTTTACCTACACCTTCTGCCTGGGGGGACTCGCCTTCACCTCGTTTCTGGTGCTGGCAGCGACCGGCGCGCTGCTCCTTTTCTACTACCAGCCGACTCCGGCTGCCGCTTACCCCTCCATCCTGCTGCTCGAATCCTCCGTCTACGGCGGGAAGTACCTCCGCAGCCTGCACCGGCTCGCGAGCCACTTCTTCCTTGTCCTCATCGTGCTGCACACGCTCCGGGTCATCCTGACCGGCGCCTGCGCAAAGCCGAGAGAATTGAACTGGCTCACCGGCTGTGCGCTATTGATGCTTGCCGTCTTCGAGGGGTACACCGGCTACCTGCTCCCGATGGACCAGCTGGCGCTTTGGGCCACCCAGACGGGGATGGAGCTGGTCAACACCCTTCCTTTCGGGGCGGCGCTGCGCACGGTCCTGGTGCCGGACGGGGTGGGGGAGCCGATGTCGCTGCTGCGCTTTTACGTGCTGCACATACTGGTAGTTCCCGGGGCGGTTCTGCTCTTGAGTTCCCTGCATTTCTACCGGGTCAGGAAAAACAAGGGGGTGCTCCCTTACCTATGA